One genomic window of Actinoalloteichus hoggarensis includes the following:
- the nusB gene encoding transcription antitermination factor NusB yields the protein MGSRSKARKRAVDLLYEADVRSVDPITLLAERVGVPELAPVNEYTVTLVEGVTEHRQRIDELISEYAEGWTLARMPPVDRAVLRLGLFELLWSDEVDDKVAIDEAVELAKTLSTDNSPRFVNGILDRLAKIADRLRAAS from the coding sequence ATGGGTTCGCGCAGCAAAGCCCGCAAGCGCGCGGTCGACCTGCTCTATGAGGCCGACGTCCGTTCTGTGGACCCGATCACCCTGCTCGCCGAGCGGGTGGGCGTGCCGGAGCTGGCCCCGGTCAACGAGTACACGGTCACCCTCGTCGAGGGGGTCACCGAGCATCGGCAGCGGATCGACGAGCTGATCTCGGAGTACGCGGAGGGCTGGACCCTGGCCAGGATGCCCCCGGTGGACCGGGCCGTCCTCCGGCTGGGCCTGTTCGAGCTGCTGTGGTCGGACGAGGTGGACGACAAGGTCGCCATCGACGAGGCCGTGGAACTGGCGAAGACGTTGTCCACGGACAACTCGCCGCGGTTCGTCAACGGCATCCTCGACCGACTGGCCAAGATCGCCGATCGGCTGCGTGCGGCGAGCTGA
- a CDS encoding transcriptional regulator, whose protein sequence is MGDYAKALGAKLRAIRQQQGLSLHGVEQKSGGRWKAVVVGSYERGDRAVTVQKLAELADFYGVPVAELLPEGRVPSGAEPATKIVINLERLQQLPAEKVGPLARYAATIQSQRGDYNGKVLSIRTEDLRSLAIIYDMSPGELTEQLIDWGVLPPEARPAKEE, encoded by the coding sequence ATGGGCGACTACGCCAAGGCGCTGGGCGCCAAGCTCCGCGCGATCCGCCAGCAACAAGGGCTGTCGCTGCATGGGGTCGAGCAGAAGTCAGGCGGCCGGTGGAAGGCCGTCGTCGTCGGTTCGTACGAACGCGGCGACCGGGCGGTCACCGTCCAGAAGCTCGCTGAACTGGCCGACTTCTACGGCGTGCCCGTGGCGGAACTGCTTCCGGAGGGCAGGGTGCCGTCCGGTGCGGAGCCCGCCACGAAGATCGTGATCAATCTGGAACGTCTGCAACAGCTGCCAGCGGAGAAGGTCGGTCCGCTGGCTCGCTATGCGGCCACCATCCAGAGCCAACGAGGCGACTACAACGGCAAGGTGCTCTCGATCAGGACCGAAGACCTTCGGTCGCTCGCGATCATCTATGACATGTCGCCGGGGGAGCTCACCGAGCAGCTCATCGACTGGGGGGTCCTTCCTCCTGAGGCGCGACCCGCCAAGGAGGAGTGA
- the efp gene encoding elongation factor P, which produces MATTNDLKNGLVLNLDGQLWTVVSFQHVKPGKGGAFVRTTLKNVLSGKVVDKTFNAGVKVETANVDKREMTYLYLDGRDYVFMDSETYEQLPVPGETVGDAAKFMLENQTVVVAVHEGVALYVELPASVELVVKHTDPGLQGDRSTGGTKPAELETGAEISVPLFLNSGDKVKVDTRDGRYLGRVNS; this is translated from the coding sequence GTGGCGACCACCAACGACCTCAAGAACGGACTGGTTCTCAACCTCGACGGCCAGCTCTGGACCGTCGTGTCGTTCCAGCACGTCAAGCCAGGCAAGGGCGGCGCCTTCGTGCGCACCACGCTGAAGAACGTGCTCTCCGGCAAGGTCGTGGACAAGACCTTCAACGCGGGCGTGAAGGTCGAGACGGCCAACGTCGACAAGCGCGAGATGACCTATCTCTATCTCGACGGGCGCGATTACGTGTTCATGGACAGCGAGACCTACGAGCAGCTTCCGGTGCCCGGCGAGACCGTCGGCGACGCGGCCAAGTTCATGCTGGAGAACCAGACCGTGGTCGTGGCGGTGCACGAGGGCGTCGCGCTCTACGTGGAGCTGCCCGCCTCGGTGGAACTCGTCGTGAAGCACACCGACCCGGGTCTGCAGGGCGACCGCTCCACCGGCGGCACCAAGCCCGCCGAGCTGGAGACCGGCGCCGAGATCAGCGTCCCCCTGTTCCTCAACAGCGGCGACAAGGTCAAGGTCGACACTCGCGACGGGCGCTACCTGGGCCGCGTGAACTCGTAA
- a CDS encoding glycoside hydrolase family 6 protein yields MTSRTLVGATLSALLTAAAIGGIAPSAAAQQADDTFYVNPTTNAAQWVAANPGDGRAAVIGERIASVPQAQWFTQHNPAAVTAQVDELVGAAQAAGQTPIMVVYNIPNRDCSNHSGGGAPDHAAYRAWVDRVAEGLDGRPATIVVEPDVLALMDSCMNEAEQAEVTASIRHTVATLTSGSAQADVYLDASHSAWHPPAEMAARLTAAGIADGAAGIATNVSNYRWTADETAYAKAVLAATGVPGLGAVIDTSRNGNGPAGSEWCDPAGRAIGTPSTTDTGDATIDAFLWVKLPGEADGCAAPAGQFVPQLAYDLAMAAGPAGH; encoded by the coding sequence ATGACCAGCAGGACCCTGGTCGGCGCGACACTGAGCGCGCTGTTGACCGCGGCGGCGATCGGCGGCATCGCGCCCTCGGCCGCCGCGCAGCAGGCCGACGACACCTTCTACGTCAACCCGACGACCAATGCCGCGCAGTGGGTGGCGGCGAACCCCGGCGACGGGCGCGCCGCCGTGATCGGCGAGCGCATCGCCTCCGTCCCCCAGGCCCAGTGGTTCACCCAGCACAACCCGGCTGCCGTCACCGCCCAGGTCGACGAGCTCGTCGGCGCGGCCCAGGCCGCGGGGCAGACGCCGATCATGGTCGTCTACAACATCCCCAACCGGGACTGCAGCAATCACAGCGGCGGCGGCGCGCCCGACCACGCCGCCTACCGGGCGTGGGTCGACCGCGTCGCCGAGGGGCTCGACGGCCGCCCCGCGACGATCGTCGTCGAGCCTGACGTGCTGGCGCTGATGGACTCCTGCATGAACGAGGCCGAACAGGCCGAGGTCACCGCGTCGATCCGTCACACGGTCGCCACGCTCACCTCGGGCTCCGCGCAGGCCGACGTCTATCTCGACGCCTCCCACTCGGCATGGCACCCACCCGCCGAGATGGCCGCCCGGCTCACCGCGGCGGGGATCGCCGACGGAGCGGCGGGCATCGCGACGAACGTGTCGAACTACCGCTGGACGGCCGACGAGACGGCCTACGCCAAGGCGGTGCTGGCGGCCACCGGCGTGCCCGGACTCGGCGCGGTGATCGACACCAGCCGTAACGGCAACGGACCGGCGGGCTCGGAGTGGTGCGATCCGGCAGGCCGGGCCATCGGGACGCCGAGCACCACCGACACCGGCGATGCGACCATCGACGCCTTCCTGTGGGTCAAGCTGCCCGGCGAGGCCGACGGCTGCGCGGCACCCGCGGGCCAGTTCGTGCCGCAGCTGGCCTACGACCTCGCGATGGCGGCGGGACCGGCCGGGCACTGA
- the pyrR gene encoding bifunctional pyr operon transcriptional regulator/uracil phosphoribosyltransferase PyrR encodes MAPRSARAGAAGSGERELLVEADVARTIARMAHQIIEKTALDAPDAPHVVLLGIPTRGAPLARRLSAKIAEFTGVTIPTGTVDVTLYRDDLRRRPARPLEPTSLPAGGLDDALVVLVDDVLFSGRTVRAALDALRDHGRPAAVQLAVLIDRGHRELPIRADYVGKNVPTARSEEVSVRLAELDGADAVLLRRPDPRSSDTADPVGDGPSGDEAAGDTR; translated from the coding sequence GTGGCGCCACGCTCAGCACGAGCGGGTGCGGCGGGCTCCGGCGAGCGTGAGCTGCTCGTCGAGGCCGATGTCGCACGCACCATCGCCAGGATGGCCCATCAGATCATCGAGAAGACCGCGTTGGACGCGCCCGACGCCCCGCATGTCGTCCTGCTGGGCATCCCGACCCGGGGCGCCCCGCTGGCCAGGCGGTTGAGTGCCAAGATCGCCGAATTCACCGGTGTGACGATTCCCACGGGAACGGTGGACGTCACCCTCTACCGAGACGATCTTCGCCGTCGGCCGGCCCGCCCGTTGGAGCCGACCAGCCTCCCCGCAGGCGGTCTCGACGACGCGCTGGTGGTGCTCGTCGACGACGTCCTGTTCTCCGGTCGGACCGTGCGTGCCGCACTCGACGCCCTGCGCGACCACGGCAGGCCCGCGGCCGTCCAGCTGGCCGTCCTCATCGACCGAGGCCACCGCGAGCTGCCGATCCGCGCCGACTACGTGGGCAAGAACGTGCCGACGGCGCGCAGCGAGGAGGTCTCGGTCCGACTCGCCGAACTCGACGGTGCGGACGCGGTGCTGCTGCGTCGCCCGGACCCGCGCTCCTCGGACACGGCGGACCCGGTCGGCGACGGCCCCTCCGGCGACGAAGCGGCCGGAGACACTCGATGA
- a CDS encoding M24 family metallopeptidase: MPETHSRRREALRTLLRTANLDAMLVTDLLNVRYLTGFTGSNAALLVHAEDTPIAETRTTFCTDGRYLTQAGAQVPDLERVIERASATALAARSGSEAAAHRRTGFESHKVTVDALDVLAGAAEGVDLVRSPGLVEQLRLIKDDEEVEALRMACAAADRALAELLAADGLRAGRTEIEVARDLEARMRDNGASGPSFETIVAAGANSAVPHHRPTEKALRAGDLIKIDFGALVDGYHSDMTRTMVLGQPADWQQELYELVRLSQAAGRGALAVDVEVREVDAAARKVIEAAGHGEDFLHGLGHGVGLEVHEAPSLSKAGDGRLIAGMAVTVEPGVYLSGRGGVRIEDTLVVRDGEPELLTLTTKELVVV, translated from the coding sequence ATGCCCGAAACCCACTCTCGCCGCCGCGAGGCGCTGCGTACCCTGCTCCGCACCGCGAACCTGGACGCGATGCTGGTGACCGACCTGCTCAACGTCCGTTACCTCACCGGGTTCACCGGGTCCAACGCCGCGCTGCTGGTGCATGCCGAGGACACCCCGATCGCCGAGACGCGCACCACGTTCTGCACCGACGGGCGCTACCTCACCCAGGCCGGTGCGCAGGTTCCCGACCTGGAGCGCGTGATCGAGCGAGCCTCCGCCACCGCGCTGGCCGCGCGGTCGGGCTCCGAGGCCGCAGCGCATCGCCGCACCGGCTTCGAGAGTCACAAGGTGACCGTCGACGCGCTCGACGTCCTGGCGGGCGCCGCCGAGGGCGTCGACCTGGTGCGGAGCCCGGGTCTGGTGGAACAGCTGCGGCTGATCAAGGACGACGAGGAGGTCGAGGCTCTGCGGATGGCCTGCGCCGCGGCCGACCGGGCATTGGCTGAGCTGCTGGCCGCCGACGGGCTGCGGGCCGGGCGCACCGAGATCGAGGTGGCACGTGACCTCGAGGCGCGGATGCGCGACAACGGCGCCTCCGGGCCGTCGTTCGAGACGATCGTCGCCGCCGGCGCGAACTCCGCCGTACCGCATCACCGGCCGACCGAGAAGGCGCTTCGGGCAGGCGACCTCATCAAGATCGACTTCGGCGCGCTCGTCGACGGCTATCACTCGGACATGACGCGCACGATGGTGCTCGGCCAGCCTGCCGACTGGCAGCAGGAGCTGTATGAGCTGGTCAGGCTCTCGCAGGCGGCGGGTCGGGGCGCGTTGGCCGTCGACGTGGAGGTACGTGAGGTCGACGCCGCCGCGCGTAAGGTCATCGAGGCCGCAGGCCATGGCGAGGACTTCCTGCATGGTCTCGGTCACGGCGTCGGCCTGGAGGTCCATGAGGCTCCGAGCCTGTCCAAGGCAGGTGACGGTAGACTGATCGCCGGTATGGCCGTCACCGTCGAGCCCGGCGTGTACCTGTCCGGTCGGGGTGGCGTCCGCATCGAGGACACCCTCGTCGTTCGTGACGGCGAGCCGGAGCTCCTCACTCTGACTACGAAGGAACTCGTGGTCGTCTGA